One Archangium lipolyticum DNA window includes the following coding sequences:
- a CDS encoding tetratricopeptide repeat protein encodes MRRSSRPSVRRLAAALVLAHSLAGTGALAQYRPPPMTESQRLAREGEAAQVDASAAATSGDKKRAEAKYRKALELFEKALDAEPGSVQAAAGLGAVGLALQEYTRVAERLTPVYAANPDSLDLAYPLGISLFKLRRYDEAVPVLQKVTVANQPEHLLVHYYLGNYYALIAMDGEATVAELQAYLAQRPDRIAGNDYQIHELLGRGHLLKGDAAAARLSFQRAQVGRAESVSIQMGLGAVLEMEGKMAEAMALLEGLTRRFPQVPEPKERLGRLLLDARELPRAEVQALALLKLGSTPPAHMLMGDVRLAQGRPAEAETEFRKALELAPGDVGAQISVGMALQKQGRNEEAISFLEGAVQSGADSLELWATLGSVNRRAGRYARAVEVHRRVVEMAPKQAFGYVLLGADHFSTGQWDLTIDDYTQALKLEPEHAGAKKWLARALAHRARDRAGNGRLDDAVRDLRRAFDMERTSAMARRLGAALIQQGSHAEARKVMEQGIQLPEAAWREYLVLGYARLGAGAPKEALEAFAQAEKMAPDVASISDVSAGSALAEMELGQVDAALKRLTDPGTSKRALEVTRANLSRAYLRRAFARLEAGDGAGARQDVESAERAGVGGNSSDLGRLSGFAKALSHTEEGRFAEAATLLKRVLSPTPSWARPNTRQLTDAYVLYRRDMLPQSRKALAAAIKRPIPEQAQWTSALTSVLHRREAERAYASGNMKAAEKALKAALALSPDSAALQHNLACVAYRGGKAADAVATWRKLEGTVPQATLNLGIDAQERRNSMGEAVDAYRRYLASGSVPRAATVREWKDRLQMLYGLSDSAPVSNPESSSATASDTTP; translated from the coding sequence ATGAGACGCTCCTCTCGTCCCTCCGTCCGCCGCCTCGCCGCGGCACTCGTCCTCGCCCATTCGCTCGCCGGCACGGGCGCGCTCGCCCAGTACCGTCCTCCTCCCATGACCGAGTCCCAGCGGCTCGCCCGGGAAGGTGAGGCGGCCCAGGTGGACGCGAGCGCCGCCGCCACCTCCGGCGACAAGAAGCGCGCGGAAGCCAAGTACCGCAAGGCCCTCGAGCTCTTCGAGAAGGCGCTCGATGCCGAGCCCGGCTCCGTCCAGGCCGCCGCCGGCCTCGGCGCGGTGGGGCTCGCCCTCCAGGAGTACACCCGCGTCGCCGAGCGGCTGACGCCCGTGTACGCGGCCAACCCCGACTCGCTGGATCTGGCCTATCCGCTGGGCATCTCGCTCTTCAAGCTGCGCCGCTACGACGAGGCGGTGCCGGTGCTTCAGAAGGTGACCGTGGCCAACCAGCCCGAGCACCTGCTCGTCCACTACTACCTGGGCAACTACTACGCCCTCATCGCCATGGACGGCGAGGCGACGGTGGCCGAGCTTCAGGCCTACCTGGCCCAGCGCCCGGACAGGATCGCCGGCAACGACTACCAGATCCACGAGCTGCTCGGCCGGGGCCACCTGTTGAAGGGGGACGCGGCGGCGGCGCGCTTGTCCTTCCAGCGGGCCCAGGTGGGCCGCGCCGAGTCCGTCTCCATCCAGATGGGACTGGGCGCGGTGCTGGAGATGGAAGGGAAGATGGCGGAGGCCATGGCCCTGCTGGAGGGCCTCACCCGGCGCTTCCCCCAGGTGCCCGAGCCCAAGGAGCGCCTGGGCCGGCTGCTGCTGGACGCCAGGGAGCTGCCACGCGCCGAGGTGCAGGCGCTGGCCCTGTTGAAGCTGGGCAGCACGCCCCCGGCGCACATGCTGATGGGTGACGTGCGCCTGGCCCAGGGCCGCCCCGCCGAGGCGGAGACCGAGTTCCGCAAGGCGTTGGAGCTGGCCCCCGGTGACGTGGGCGCGCAGATCTCCGTGGGCATGGCGCTGCAGAAGCAGGGCCGCAACGAGGAGGCCATCTCCTTCCTGGAGGGCGCCGTGCAGTCGGGCGCCGACAGCCTGGAGCTCTGGGCCACGCTCGGCAGCGTCAATCGCCGCGCCGGCCGCTACGCGCGCGCCGTGGAGGTGCACCGCCGCGTGGTGGAGATGGCTCCCAAGCAGGCGTTCGGCTACGTGCTGCTGGGCGCGGACCACTTCTCCACCGGCCAGTGGGACCTGACCATCGACGACTACACCCAGGCCCTCAAGCTGGAGCCGGAGCACGCCGGCGCGAAGAAGTGGCTGGCCCGGGCCCTGGCCCACCGCGCCCGGGATCGCGCCGGCAACGGGCGTCTGGACGACGCGGTGCGGGATCTGCGCCGCGCCTTCGACATGGAGCGCACCTCCGCCATGGCGCGCCGCCTGGGCGCGGCCCTCATCCAGCAGGGCTCCCACGCCGAGGCCCGCAAGGTGATGGAGCAGGGCATCCAACTGCCCGAGGCCGCCTGGCGCGAGTACCTGGTGCTCGGCTACGCGCGGCTGGGCGCGGGTGCTCCGAAGGAAGCGCTCGAGGCCTTCGCCCAGGCCGAGAAGATGGCGCCGGACGTGGCCTCCATCTCCGACGTGTCCGCGGGCTCGGCCCTGGCGGAGATGGAGCTGGGCCAGGTGGACGCGGCCCTCAAGCGGCTGACGGACCCCGGCACCTCCAAGCGCGCCCTCGAGGTGACGCGCGCCAACCTCTCACGCGCCTACCTGCGCCGCGCCTTCGCCCGGCTGGAGGCCGGTGACGGCGCGGGCGCCCGCCAGGACGTGGAGTCCGCGGAGCGCGCCGGTGTCGGCGGCAACTCGTCCGACCTGGGGCGCCTGTCGGGCTTCGCCAAGGCGCTCTCCCACACGGAGGAGGGGCGCTTCGCGGAAGCGGCCACGCTCCTCAAGCGCGTGCTCTCCCCGACGCCCTCGTGGGCCCGTCCCAACACCCGGCAGCTCACCGACGCCTACGTCCTCTACCGCCGCGACATGCTGCCCCAGTCGCGCAAGGCGCTCGCGGCGGCCATCAAGCGCCCCATCCCCGAGCAGGCCCAGTGGACGAGCGCCCTCACCAGCGTCCTCCACCGCCGCGAGGCCGAGCGCGCCTACGCGTCCGGCAACATGAAGGCCGCGGAGAAGGCCCTCAAGGCCGCGCTGGCCCTCTCGCCGGACAGTGCCGCCCTTCAGCACAACCTGGCTTGCGTGGCCTACCGCGGTGGCAAGGCCGCGGATGCCGTGGCCACCTGGCGCAAGCTGGAGGGCACCGTCCCCCAGGCCACGCTCAACCTCGGCATCGACGCCCAGGAGCGCCGCAACAGCATGGGCGAGGCCGTGGATGCCTACCGCCGCTACCTCGCCTCGGGCAGCGTGCCGCGCGCCGCCACCGTCCGCGAGTGGAAGGATCGCCTGCAGATGCTCTACGGCCTCTCCGACTCCGCTCCGGTCTCCAACCCCGAGTCCTCCAGCGCCACCGCTTCCGACACCACGCCATGA